The sequence cgcttcatcaaaaaataataccgtatatatatatatataaattatgatTAAAATTgcgtaaattttgtataaattttttattttaacccACTTGATAACTgctattttacgactaaagttatgtaCTTCTAAGTGCCCGTTTGGACAAAATTTTGATGGAAGATTTTCccaaaaaaattcactttttttcgaaagcaaatttgttcataaaattttcaattttcacttgaaaatattttttaaaaattttcgaaaatttgaaaaactaaaaaaaaaagaaaaaactgcaAATTAACAGTGATACATGAACATGAGTACCTGTATTGAAATTTGGATACAAGGCCCGTGACACGATCACTTTTTTGACAAGTGAAGTTGTCTGCCTTATTTATTGTGCTTATGTTGTCTTTTTCTCCTATTTGTGTCTCTCATCCAATCAAGTGATGACAAGCTTCTTGAACACTTAAGATCACACAACAAAAAAGTCTATTGGAAAATTTAAGACCAAATTGGGTAAGCAAAGTTCCTTCCAACTACGACATTTCCTCACTTGAATGTATTTTCCATAGCCCTAATTTTTTGTCTCTCTGTGGTGGGGGGCGATGCATGAAGGTTGCGTAAAGATCAAAGATCAAGGCAGAAGCTTTCATTGTATTCAACTAGAACTATTTATATATTCAAGATAATTTAAAATGTATACGCTCATTCTTAATTTATTGGATTTTAAATTCTGAATTCGCCTTTAATCGTCAAGGTAACATTATGAGGAAAATAAATTTTAGCAATTTGAATATTAAATTCCTATTTGGGTCATGCAACttattaaatgttaaaaattaaAAGATTTAAGACATATCACTCTAATTTTATGTGGTACTTGGATTATGTAATTAACTTTTACTGTTTTCTACCAACTTTATTAACCCTATCCGAAGAGATACATTCATACAACAAGTTGAATTACAACAAAAGGGCCTATACCCTCCCAAGcaacatatatataattaatattgacATGGCATATCTGTATAAATCAAGAAAAACTAGTTATCTATAATTAACTTtcatatttaatatatttttttttacactatTCGATTATTTTAAAGGTTAATGTACATAATAACTCATAACAAGTGAGACTAATAACCTATAGAACAAGACAATTAATGTACTACAACAAGTTAAATTACACTCATAGCCTATAAATTCTTTATCGTATCAATGTGCTTAAATCGGAGTATAATTAATAAACTTAATGACAAGGCATACTTCTTACCCGATAAGACTGGTTGAATGCCATTGAGAATGAGGGTGACAGCTAAAAATGGACACAACTCAGATACTTCTTTGGCCACAATTTCACCCTCGGTGAATGCATAGCTGATAACATTGCGCAAACTGAGCACAATTATGGCTTCCACGACAGCAATGAGAAATGAAATGAATGTCACCATGAACACGGAGAATGCTGCTGACTTTGAGTGTGCTGCTCCTAGCTCGTTGCTCACTCTCACACTGGCCAATTTTTATAACAATTATGAAGGAAGTCAATTCCAAACAGCGTCTAACTTCTATGTACTGGTACTGAAAAACTTTTTATACTATGTGATCACTTAAAAATGTAGTGACTTTCTcagtttcaatttagatgacacaatTTTCTTATTAGtacattccaaaaagaatgacacatttctacaattagaaataattaaattttaaacttttattttatccttaatgaaaaGCTTTTTTAACCACTCAaatatcatggccccacaaagcttttatcCTTAAGATTTTAAGActataagtttcaaaaatctttatttttttccttaaactccgtgccgaatCAAACTACATCATCTAACTTTAAACGGAGAGAGTAACTCCCtgtgttccagtttatgtgaatctattaCCTTTTTGATCTGTTcaaaaaaagaatgacccctttctaaatttggaaacaatttagtttaaacttccaattctacGCTTAATGAGAAGCATTTATGACCACACAAATACTGTGGacccctttttgaattgtttaggaccacaaattctaaaagtcttcatttttttttaaattccgtgCCCAATCAAACAAGTTCACACAAATTGGATCAAAGGGAGTAATATTTTATACTCCAACTACAATTATTTTGGTAACTTCCAATTTGTGGCAAGTAACCTGTTTTAGCAAGTGAAACTAAACTGATAGTAGAAAAATCTTTTAAGCTATCAATATAAATAATTTAAGTTATTGCTATAACACCACCTGATTTTTATCTGGACATCGAATATTACACGAAAAGATGGTTAATGGACCATcaagagaagaaaaatagtcaaaaactgACCTAGCAGCAGCATTGAACCCCACTGCAACCATGAACATCAGTCCATTCACTGCCAAgctacaaaaattaaaaaatatatcctTTAGCACATTAGCAAGTCACTTAAACGTTGCAAGATAACATATGCGGATTGTTCAATGGATGTGTAGAGTAGTACCATCGCAATCATTTCTCCTTAGTTATAAAGAATGAAGACTGATCAGTATAAATGAATTGTTCaaatttatatgtataaatatatattttgattTGAGGACTACAGGTATAGCAGCACTGGCTGTTGAAAAAGTGAAACCATTTGCCATAGTTTGTTCTAAGTTGGCCAAGAAGATCAAGTTACAATCGATCAACAACTTAATCTTTTAGAGTAGAAATTCTTAATTGATGTTGCCACTATGATACTAATAGTCTTATGGGATCATCAATAACTATGTAGTTTTAATTGCCACtgtaaaaataaagtaaattagGTACAAAATTCTCACCAAACAGAGATTGAAGCCAAGGCAATCTCAGGATTCTTGAGTAATCCTGAGAGCAACACTAGAATCTGCATATACCAAGTCTCCAAGCACAGCATAACAGCCGAACCAGCAGACAACTTGACAAATTGGCATAATCCACTAAAGGCCTCCCATCGAAAACCTGCCCAAGTAGCCTTACACCTTTcactttttattatatatataaattgagCCACCACAATTATCCACCAAGAAAAACTCAGCACCAACGACGCCCCTAGCAATCCCAGTCCAATTTTGTATACAACAACCCAACTGAGCAATATGTGTACAAATAGAGTCCCCAGGGAAATAAAAGCACTGGGAGCAACAATACTCTGGGCTTGCAAGAACTTCTGTATTGGGAAGTTCACCGCATAAGCAAATATTTGTGGAATCAAACCATACACAAATACCGCTGCTGCTGATGCCACTAGTTTTGATTCACCAAGAGCGAGCAGTATATTCTTGGAAAATAAATACACCACAGTTAGTGGAATCCCTGTTACGGAAAGCACTACTGTTGCTCTTTGCAGGTACACTCCTAGCATTTCATATCTGTGAGCTCCATATGCTTGGCCACAAAGCGTCTCCACTGCACTGCCCATTCCTAGCTGCAATCGATAATATAGTAAAGCCAAAATACCTAAAAAGAATCAAGttgaaaattgcagaaaaatagCACCATAATGACTAAAACAAGCACTATCATCATATTGAGAAAGCTTTCTCCATTGATATTCAGATCATTTGAGAAAGAAACTGAGAGATAATAAATAATACCATAAGGCCATAAGCAAATAATTGGATGCCTTGATTGCCAAGAGAGGCTGCTGCAAGCTGCAGGTTCCCGAGTTGGCCAGAAAAGATCCGAGTAGACATGGACATGGCATTGTTGATCATGTAGACGGCAACTGAAGGGGCAGCAAGCCGATAAAGTAGCTGGAATTCGATCCAAGAGGCATACCTAAGGCGTCGAAAGTAGGGTAATTGGGTGTCGGAGAGCACCTCCTCGAGCTCGGAGCTACCCCCATGAGCAGCAATCAACAAGGGCTGCTCAACTTCAGACTTCATGCTTTTTCCCATGACAGTGAATATGTAGAATGCAATGAAAGTAACTTCTAGCTAGGCATATAAATACTAGATGAAGTTGTCATCTCGAGGTTTCATTTGAGATAATAAAAGGTTAATGTATGTCATTTTGTGAAGATGGAATCTTCAAAATAATTATCGACTACTTGTTGATACGTAAATCAGCATAGCACCTCACGTGCCAATTGTCGCTAGCTAGCAGCACCCCTTTTTTGAAATGTAAGAACCTTATAAAGAGTTTATTAAACACA is a genomic window of Nicotiana tabacum cultivar K326 chromosome 16, ASM71507v2, whole genome shotgun sequence containing:
- the LOC107792500 gene encoding protein DETOXIFICATION 40-like (The RefSeq protein has 1 substitution compared to this genomic sequence), whose amino-acid sequence is MGKSMKSEVEQPLLIAAHGGSSELEEVLSDTQLPYFRRLRYASWIEFQLLYRLAAPSVAVYMINNAMSMSTRIFSGQLGNLQLAAASLGNQGIQLFAYGLMLGMGSAVETLCGQAYGAHRYEMLGVYLQRATVVLSVTGIPLTVVYLFSKNILLALGESKLVASAAAVFVYGLIPQIFAYAVNFPIQKFLQAQSIVAPSAFISLGTLFVHILLSWVVVYKIGLGLLGASLVLSFSWWIIVVAQFIYIIKSERCKATWAGFRWEAFSGLCQFVKLSAGSAVMLCLETWYMQILVLLSGLLKNPEIALASISVCLAVNGLMFMVAVGFNAAASVRVSNELGAAHSKSAAFSVFMVTFISFLIAVVEAIIVLSLRNVISYAFTEGEIVAKEVSELCPFLAVTLILNGIQPVLSGVAVGCGWQAFVAYVNVGCYYGVGIPLGCLLGFKFDLGAKGIWTGMIGGTVMQTVILLWVTFRTDWNKKVECAKKRLDKWENLKGPLNKE